The following proteins are encoded in a genomic region of Pseudodesulfovibrio mercurii:
- a CDS encoding TlpA disulfide reductase family protein — MKRYIMTLAACLLLSTGALAADLFPNVALEGKISPEQRQYLGVPEQDARLSDIASDFVLVEVFSMYCPICQHDAPGVNEMFAKTLASDKADKVRFVGIAAGNTPFEVAFYRKKFDVRFPLFEDPDYTAHKAVGNVGTPAYYLVDMRDRKRAILLFHEGEIKDKDAFLKNMLELVGK; from the coding sequence ATGAAACGATATATCATGACCCTGGCCGCCTGCCTGCTCCTGTCCACGGGAGCCCTGGCCGCGGACCTCTTCCCGAACGTGGCCCTGGAGGGCAAGATCAGCCCGGAACAGCGCCAGTACCTGGGCGTGCCCGAACAGGACGCCCGGCTCTCGGACATCGCCTCGGACTTCGTGCTCGTGGAGGTGTTCAGCATGTACTGCCCCATCTGCCAGCACGACGCGCCAGGGGTGAACGAGATGTTCGCCAAGACCCTGGCCTCGGACAAGGCGGACAAGGTGCGCTTCGTGGGCATCGCGGCGGGCAACACCCCGTTCGAGGTGGCCTTCTACCGCAAGAAGTTCGACGTCCGATTCCCGCTCTTCGAGGACCCGGACTACACGGCCCACAAGGCCGTGGGCAACGTCGGGACCCCGGCCTACTACCTGGTGGACATGCGCGACCGCAAGCGGGCGATCCTGCTCTTCCACGAGGGCGAGATCAAGGACAAGGACGCTTTCCTGAAGAACATGCTGGAACTGGTGGGAAAATAG